In the Agromyces flavus genome, CTACAAGGTGCTCGCCACGATCGTGCGCCTCGAATCGACCAACGCGCACGTCCTGGCCGACCTGCTCGACATGGACAAGAGCGTCGTGAGCCGGCAGATCCGCGTGCTCGAGGAGGCCGGCCTCGTCGAGAGCCGTCCCGACGAGCGCGACGGGCGCCTGCGCGCGCTGAGTGCGACGCCCACCGCGGTCGAGCGGGTCCTGGCCGTGCGAGCGGCCAACCAGTCACGGGTTCGCGCGGCGCTCGAATCGCGCTCGGTGAGCGAGCTGCGCACGTTCGCCGAGATGCTCAAGGTGCTCGCCGAGGCGTAGCCGTCCGGGCGACCCGGCGACGAGCGAGCGCGCGGCTCAGGCGGGCAGCTCGACCGCGAACTCGGTGCGTCCGGGCTCGCTCTCGACCGAGACCTCGCCGTGGTGCGCCGCGACGACCGCGCGCACGATCGCGAGTCCGAGGCCGGTGCTGCCCGCACGACGCGACCGCGACGCGT is a window encoding:
- a CDS encoding MarR family winged helix-turn-helix transcriptional regulator; protein product: MTADPAVDEAIALVEDQLGVVFTRARLVWKEAADQVQPGLPPAAYKVLATIVRLESTNAHVLADLLDMDKSVVSRQIRVLEEAGLVESRPDERDGRLRALSATPTAVERVLAVRAANQSRVRAALESRSVSELRTFAEMLKVLAEA